One genomic segment of Pseudomonas chlororaphis subsp. aurantiaca includes these proteins:
- the znuB gene encoding zinc ABC transporter permease subunit ZnuB has translation MADFLFYALLAGLALALVAGPLGSFVVWRRMAYFGDTLSHAALLGVALGFLLDVSPAVAVTVGCLLLAVLLVTLQQRQPLASDTLLGILAPSTLSLGLVVLSFMHDVRIDLMAYLFGDLLAISPGDLAWILGGSAAVLLLLVALWRPLLAITVHEELARVEGLPVASLRLALMLLIAVVIAVAMKIVGVLLITSLLIIPAAAAQRHARSPEQMALGASLLGILAVCGGLALSWFKDTPAGPSIVVTAAALFLLSFVLPRRGV, from the coding sequence ATGGCTGATTTTCTGTTCTACGCCCTGCTCGCAGGTCTGGCGCTGGCGCTGGTGGCAGGTCCCCTGGGATCGTTCGTGGTCTGGCGGCGCATGGCCTATTTCGGCGACACCCTGTCCCACGCCGCCTTGCTCGGCGTGGCCTTGGGCTTTCTGCTGGATGTCAGCCCGGCGGTGGCGGTGACCGTCGGCTGCCTGCTGCTGGCGGTGCTGCTGGTTACCCTGCAACAGCGCCAGCCGCTGGCTTCCGATACGCTGCTGGGGATTCTCGCCCCCAGTACACTCTCCCTCGGGCTGGTGGTACTAAGCTTCATGCATGACGTGCGGATCGACCTGATGGCCTATCTGTTCGGCGATCTGCTGGCGATCAGCCCCGGCGACCTGGCGTGGATTCTCGGCGGCAGCGCCGCGGTCCTGCTGCTGTTGGTGGCCCTGTGGCGGCCGTTGCTGGCGATCACCGTGCACGAGGAGCTGGCCAGGGTCGAAGGCTTGCCGGTGGCGTCGCTGCGCCTGGCGCTGATGCTGTTGATCGCGGTGGTGATCGCGGTGGCGATGAAAATCGTCGGGGTATTGCTGATCACTTCGCTGCTGATCATCCCGGCGGCTGCGGCTCAACGTCACGCCCGCTCCCCGGAGCAGATGGCGCTGGGCGCAAGCCTGCTGGGCATACTCGCGGTCTGTGGCGGGCTGGCGTTGTCCTGGTTCAAGGACACCCCCGCGGGGCCGTCGATTGTGGTCACGGCGGCCGCGTTGTTTCTGCTGAGTTTTGTCCTGCCCCGTCGAGGGGTGTAG
- a CDS encoding methionine ABC transporter ATP-binding protein → MIEFQNVHKTYRVAGKDIPALHPTSLKVENGQVFGLIGHSGAGKSTLLRLINRLENPSGGKIIVDDEEVTALDANGLRRFRQQVGMIFQHFNLLASKTVADNVALPLTLAGELSRSAIDQRVAELLARVGLSDHAKKYPAQLSGGQKQRVGIARALATKPKILLCDEATSALDPQTTASVLQLLAEINRELNLTIVLITHEMDVIRRVCDQVAVMDAGVIVEQGSVAEVFLHPKHPTTKRFVQEDEQIDESEQRDDFAHVPGRIVRLTFQGDATYAPLLGTVARETGVDYSILAGRIDRIKDVPYGQLTLAITGGDMEAAFAHFTAADVHMEVLR, encoded by the coding sequence GTGATCGAGTTTCAAAACGTCCATAAAACCTACCGGGTCGCCGGTAAGGATATTCCCGCCCTGCATCCGACCAGCCTGAAGGTCGAGAATGGCCAGGTATTTGGCCTGATCGGCCATTCCGGCGCGGGTAAAAGTACCCTGCTGCGCCTGATCAACCGCCTGGAAAACCCCAGCGGCGGCAAGATCATCGTCGACGACGAAGAAGTCACCGCCCTGGACGCCAACGGCCTGCGCCGCTTCCGCCAGCAGGTCGGGATGATCTTCCAGCACTTCAACCTGCTGGCTTCCAAGACCGTGGCCGACAACGTCGCGCTGCCGCTGACCCTGGCCGGCGAGCTGTCGCGCAGCGCGATCGACCAGCGCGTGGCCGAGCTGCTGGCCCGCGTCGGCCTCTCCGATCACGCCAAGAAGTACCCAGCCCAGCTGTCCGGCGGGCAGAAGCAGCGCGTCGGCATCGCCCGCGCCCTGGCGACCAAGCCGAAGATCCTGCTGTGCGACGAAGCCACCAGCGCCCTGGACCCGCAGACCACCGCGTCGGTCCTGCAACTGCTGGCCGAGATCAACCGTGAACTGAACCTGACCATCGTGCTGATCACCCATGAGATGGACGTGATCCGTCGCGTCTGCGACCAGGTGGCGGTGATGGACGCCGGGGTGATCGTCGAGCAGGGTTCGGTGGCCGAGGTGTTCCTGCATCCCAAGCACCCGACCACCAAGCGTTTCGTCCAGGAAGACGAGCAGATCGACGAAAGCGAACAGCGCGACGACTTCGCCCACGTACCGGGCCGCATCGTGCGCCTGACCTTCCAGGGCGACGCCACCTACGCGCCGCTGCTGGGCACCGTGGCCCGCGAAACCGGGGTGGACTACAGCATCCTCGCCGGCCGCATCGACCGCATCAAAGACGTCCCTTACGGGCAACTGACCCTGGCTATCACCGGCGGTGACATGGAGGCGGCCTTCGCCCACTTCACCGCGGCGGACGTCCATATGGAGGTGCTGCGCTAA
- the katE gene encoding catalase HPII encodes MSSKKPSASKSQLAGTDTLDRGNTNSKLHSLETFRSDATEQALRTNQGVKVADNQNTLKAGARGPSLLEDFIMREKITHFDHERIPERIVHARGVGAHGYFQTYENHSALTKAGFLRDPGKKTPVFVRFSTVQGPRGSGDTVRDVRGFAVKFFTDEGNFDLVGNNMPVFFIQDAIKFPDFVHAVKPEPHNEIPTGGSAHDTFWDFVSLQPESAHMVIWAMSDRAIPKSLRSMQGFGVHTFRFINAEGTSSFVKFHWRPTVGTCSLVWDEAQKLAGKDTDFHRRDLWESIESGDYPEWELGVQVIVEENEHKFDFDILDPTKLIPEELVPITPLGKMVLNRNPDNFFAETEQVAFCPGHIVPGIDFSNDPLLQGRLFSYTDTQISRLGGPNFHELPINRPLAPFHNGQRDAMHRTTIDKGRASYEPNSIDGGWPKETPPAAEDGGFESYNERIDAHKIRQRSPSFSDHFSQARLFFKSMSTHEQEHIIAAYSFELGKVEREWIRARQVNEILANIDLELAKRVAQNLGLPVPKAGTVEVPEPALDHSPSLSQANLLSGDIKTRKVAILAANGVDGKAIDALKKALQAEGAHAKLLGPTSAPVTTADGKSLPVDASMEGLPSVAFDAVFVPGGAKSVQALSGDGVALHYLLEAYKHLKAIALQGEAQQLLDVLKLEVDAGLIVGGDAKALKAFFNAIAHHRVWEREPKVKAIPA; translated from the coding sequence ATGAGTAGCAAGAAGCCAAGCGCATCGAAAAGCCAGCTGGCCGGGACCGATACCCTGGATCGCGGCAACACCAACAGCAAGCTGCACAGCCTGGAGACCTTCCGCTCCGACGCCACGGAACAGGCATTGCGCACCAACCAGGGGGTCAAGGTCGCCGATAACCAGAACACCTTGAAGGCCGGCGCCCGCGGGCCATCGCTGCTGGAAGACTTCATCATGCGGGAGAAGATCACGCACTTCGACCATGAGCGGATCCCGGAGCGTATCGTCCATGCCCGCGGCGTGGGTGCCCATGGCTACTTCCAGACCTACGAGAATCATTCGGCCCTGACCAAGGCCGGTTTCTTGCGCGATCCGGGGAAGAAAACCCCGGTGTTCGTGCGTTTCTCCACGGTGCAGGGACCGCGCGGATCCGGCGACACAGTGCGCGACGTGCGTGGTTTTGCCGTGAAGTTCTTCACCGACGAAGGCAACTTCGACCTGGTGGGCAACAACATGCCGGTGTTCTTCATCCAGGACGCGATCAAGTTTCCCGACTTCGTCCATGCGGTCAAACCCGAGCCGCACAACGAAATCCCCACTGGCGGCTCGGCCCATGACACCTTCTGGGACTTCGTGTCGCTGCAGCCGGAATCGGCGCACATGGTGATCTGGGCCATGTCCGACCGGGCGATTCCGAAAAGCCTGCGCAGCATGCAGGGCTTTGGCGTGCACACCTTTCGTTTCATCAATGCCGAAGGCACCTCCAGCTTCGTCAAGTTCCACTGGCGGCCGACAGTGGGGACCTGTTCCCTGGTCTGGGACGAGGCGCAGAAGCTGGCGGGCAAGGACACCGACTTCCATCGCCGCGACCTGTGGGAGTCGATCGAGAGTGGCGATTACCCGGAATGGGAGCTGGGCGTGCAGGTGATAGTCGAGGAAAACGAGCACAAGTTCGATTTCGACATCCTCGACCCGACCAAATTGATACCCGAGGAACTGGTGCCGATCACGCCCCTGGGCAAGATGGTGCTCAACCGCAACCCGGACAACTTCTTCGCCGAGACCGAGCAGGTCGCCTTCTGCCCGGGGCATATCGTGCCGGGTATCGACTTCTCCAATGACCCGCTGCTGCAGGGCCGGCTGTTTTCCTACACCGATACGCAGATCAGCCGCCTCGGCGGGCCGAACTTCCATGAGTTGCCGATCAACCGCCCGCTGGCGCCCTTCCACAACGGCCAGCGCGACGCCATGCACCGCACCACCATCGACAAGGGCCGGGCGTCCTATGAACCCAACTCCATCGATGGCGGCTGGCCGAAAGAGACGCCACCCGCGGCCGAGGACGGTGGTTTCGAGAGCTACAACGAGCGCATCGACGCGCACAAGATCCGCCAGCGCAGCCCGTCCTTCAGCGACCACTTCTCCCAGGCGCGACTGTTCTTCAAGAGCATGAGCACGCATGAGCAGGAGCACATCATCGCCGCCTACAGCTTCGAGCTGGGCAAGGTCGAGCGCGAGTGGATCCGCGCGCGCCAGGTCAACGAGATCCTGGCCAATATCGATCTCGAACTGGCCAAGCGGGTCGCGCAGAACCTCGGGCTGCCGGTGCCCAAGGCAGGCACTGTCGAGGTGCCTGAACCGGCCCTCGATCACTCGCCGTCCCTGAGCCAGGCCAACCTGCTGTCGGGGGATATCAAGACCCGCAAAGTGGCGATCCTGGCGGCGAACGGGGTCGACGGCAAGGCGATCGACGCCTTGAAAAAGGCCCTGCAAGCCGAAGGCGCCCACGCCAAGTTGCTGGGGCCGACCTCGGCGCCCGTGACCACGGCGGATGGCAAGAGCCTGCCGGTGGATGCTTCCATGGAAGGGCTGCCGTCAGTGGCGTTCGACGCGGTGTTCGTGCCGGGTGGGGCCAAGTCGGTACAGGCCTTGAGCGGCGATGGCGTGGCCCTGCATTACCTGCTCGAAGCCTACAAGCACCTCAAGGCGATTGCCTTGCAGGGCGAGGCGCAGCAATTGCTGGATGTGCTCAAGCTGGAAGTGGATGCGGGGTTGATCGTCGGCGGGGATGCCAAGGCGTTGAAGGCGTTCTTTAATGCGATTGCCCATCATCGGGTCTGGGAGCGGGAGCCGAAGGTCAAGGCGATTCCCGCCTGA
- a CDS encoding PA5502 family lipoprotein: MKPFASRYLLLVAFSLLLGACQSTPPAEVPDARATAIAQLQHNIASSELATAEDQLSALQAQSPNDPQLEQYQRQLAEAYLQRSQIVLQKGDVNAAATALSRARALMPKAPALTGGVDGAITQARKAELEKAEAALKAAEARPPAKLIDPAAESTTIALNLSDIKQLRRQLDAIAADVVNYQCDVSIQAPRTEDYPWLKTLLSKRVKKLDADYDLQIERQILRHIPAQMVLSPRKPQ; the protein is encoded by the coding sequence ATGAAGCCGTTCGCCTCCCGTTATCTGCTCCTTGTCGCATTTTCCCTGCTGCTGGGCGCCTGCCAGAGCACGCCGCCGGCTGAAGTGCCCGACGCCCGCGCCACGGCCATCGCACAGCTGCAGCACAATATCGCCAGCAGCGAACTGGCCACCGCCGAAGACCAGTTGAGCGCCTTGCAGGCCCAGTCGCCCAACGACCCGCAGCTCGAGCAATACCAGCGCCAGCTGGCCGAAGCCTACCTGCAACGCAGCCAGATCGTGCTGCAAAAGGGTGATGTCAACGCCGCCGCCACGGCCCTGAGCCGCGCCCGCGCGCTGATGCCCAAGGCACCGGCCCTGACCGGTGGCGTCGATGGCGCCATCACCCAGGCCCGTAAAGCCGAGCTGGAAAAAGCCGAAGCCGCGCTCAAGGCCGCTGAAGCCCGGCCCCCGGCCAAGCTGATCGACCCGGCCGCCGAGAGCACCACCATTGCGCTGAACCTCAGCGATATCAAGCAACTGCGTCGGCAACTCGATGCGATCGCCGCCGATGTGGTGAATTACCAGTGCGACGTGAGCATCCAGGCGCCGCGCACCGAGGATTACCCCTGGCTGAAGACCCTGCTGAGCAAGCGGGTGAAGAAGCTCGATGCCGACTACGACCTGCAGATCGAACGGCAGATCCTGCGCCACATCCCGGCACAGATGGTGCTGAGCCCGCGCAAGCCCCAATAA
- a CDS encoding methionine ABC transporter permease: MELLTSFFANIDWYEIWLATGDTLLMLGGSLLFTVLLGLPLGVLLFLCSPRQLLEQKSLYALLSLMVNILRSLPFIILLIVMIPFTVLITGTSLGVAGAIPPLVVGATPFFARLVETALREVDRGIIEATQSMGATTRQIITNALLPEARPGIFAAITVTAITLVSYTAMAGVVGAGGLGDLAIRFGYQRFQTDVMVVTVVLLLVLVQVLQTVGDKLVVHFSRK, translated from the coding sequence ATGGAACTGCTGACAAGTTTCTTCGCCAATATCGACTGGTACGAAATCTGGCTGGCCACCGGCGACACCCTGCTGATGCTCGGTGGCTCGCTGCTGTTCACCGTGCTGCTGGGCCTGCCCCTGGGCGTGCTGCTGTTCCTCTGCAGCCCACGCCAGCTGCTGGAGCAGAAGAGCCTCTACGCCCTGCTGTCGCTGATGGTGAACATCCTGCGCTCGCTGCCATTCATCATCCTGCTGATCGTGATGATCCCGTTCACCGTTCTGATCACCGGTACCTCCCTGGGTGTGGCCGGAGCGATCCCGCCCCTGGTGGTCGGCGCCACGCCGTTCTTCGCCCGCCTGGTGGAAACCGCCCTGCGCGAGGTGGACCGCGGCATCATCGAGGCCACCCAGTCGATGGGCGCGACCACCCGGCAGATCATCACCAACGCCCTGCTGCCGGAAGCCCGTCCGGGTATTTTCGCGGCAATTACCGTGACAGCGATTACCCTTGTTTCCTACACCGCCATGGCGGGCGTGGTAGGCGCGGGCGGTCTCGGCGACCTGGCGATCCGCTTCGGTTACCAGCGCTTCCAGACCGATGTGATGGTGGTCACCGTGGTGCTGTTGCTGGTGCTGGTTCAAGTTCTGCAAACCGTCGGCGACAAGCTGGTGGTGCACTTTTCCCGAAAATAA